In Zea mays cultivar B73 chromosome 7, Zm-B73-REFERENCE-NAM-5.0, whole genome shotgun sequence, the following proteins share a genomic window:
- the LOC606419 gene encoding adenosine 5'-phosphosulfate reductase-like 1, which produces MASATTSISSHPAALRDVKAARIGGLRQQQASVAPSAAAARGQRARAVRSLRAAEPARQPVAASAAAAAPAAPVADEAAALAAVDYEALARELEGASPLEIMDRALAMFGSEIAIAFSGAEDVALIEYAKLTGRPFRVFSLDTGRLNPETYQLFDKVEKHYGIRIEYMFPDASEVQELVRTKGLFSFYEDGHQECCRVRKVRPLRRALKGLRAWITGQRKDQSPGTRASIPLVQVDPSFEGLDGGAGSLVKWNPVANVDGKDIWTFLRTMDVPVNTLHAQGYVSIGCEPCTRPVLPGQHEREGRWWWEDAKAKECGLHKGNIDKDAQAAAPRSANGNGSAGAPDIFESPAVVSLTRTGIENLLRLENRAEPWLVVLYAPWCPFCQAMEASYVELAEKLAGSGVKVAKFRADGEQKPFAQAELQLQSFPTVLLFPGRTARPIKYPSEKRDVDSLLAFVNSLR; this is translated from the exons ATGGCTTCCGCTACCACCTCCATCTCGTCGCACCCCGCCGCCCTCCGCGACGTCAAAG CTGCGAGGATTGGCGGGCTGAGGCAGCAGCAGGCGAGCGTGGCCCCGTCGGCGGCGGCAGCGCGTGGCCAGCGCGCTCGGGCGGTGCGATCGCTGCGCGCGGCGGAGCCTGCGAGGCAGCCGGTGGCGGCTTCCGCGGCCGCGGCGGCGCCGGCCGCGCCCGTggccgacgaggcggcggccctTGCGGCCGTGGACTACGAGGCCCTGGCGCGTGAGCTGGAGGGCGCGTCGCCGCTGGAGATCATGGATCGGGCGCTGGCCATGTTCGGCTCCGAAATCGCCATCGCCTTCAG CGGCGCGGAGGACGTGGCGCTGATCGAGTACGCCAAGCTGACGGGGCGTCCGTTCCGGGTGTTCAGCCTGGACACGGGGCGTCTGAACCCGGAGACGTACCAGCTATTCGACAAGGTGGAGAAGCACTACGGCATCCGCATCGAGTACATGTTCCCGGACGCGAGCGAGGTGCAGGAGCTGGTGCGCACCAAGGGCCTCTTCTCCTTCTACGAGGACGGCCACCAGGAGTGCTGCCGGGTGCGCAAGGTGCGGCCCCTGCGCAGGGCGCTCAAGGGGCTCAGGGCGTGGATCACCGGCCAGAGGAAGGACCAGTCCCCCGGCACCAGGGCCAGCATCCCCCTTGTCCAGGTTGATCCTTCCTTCGAAGGCCTGGATGGCGGGGCTGGTAGCTTGGTCAAGTGGAACCCCGTGGCCAACGTCGACGGCAAGGACATCTGGACTTTCCTGCGGACCATGGACGTACCTGTCAACACCCTGCATGCTCAG GGCTACGTGTCCATCGGGTGCGAGCCGTGCACCAGGCCCGTCCTGCCGGGGCAGCACGAGCGTGAAGGCCGGTGGTGGTGGGAGGACGCCAAGGCCAAGGAGTGCGGCCTCCACAAGGGCAACATCGACAAGGACGCCCAGGCGGCGGCCCCCAGGTCCGCCAACGGCAACGGCTCGGCGGGCGCCCCGGACATCTTCGAGAGCCCCGCCGTGGTGTCCCTCACCCGCACCGGGATCGAGAACCTGCTGCGCCTGGAGAACCGCGCCGAGCCGTGGCTCGTGGTGCTGTACGCGCCCTGGTGCCCGTTCTGCCAGGCCATGGAGGCCTCCTACGTGGAGCTGGCCGAGAAGCTGGCGGGGTCCGGGGTGAAGGTGGCCAAGTTCCGCGCGGACGGCGAGCAGAAGCCGTTCGCGCAGGCCGAGCTGCAGCTGCAGAGCTTTCCCACCGTGCTCCTGTTCCCGGGCCGCACCGCCAGGCCCATCAAGTACCCGTCGGAGAagagggacgtcgactcgctcctcGCCTTCGTCAACAGCCTCCGGTGA